TTGCCCAACCGATGCTCGGGCTCTCGCGCGTGCCGTCGTTGATCGGCGACCACTTCGAAGGTCGCCACGTCGACCTCCGCCCGTACATTCTCTACGGCAAAGACATCTTCGTGCTCCCCGGCGGTCTGACGCGAGTCGCCTTGAAGAAGGGCTCGATGGTCGTCAACTCGTCGCAAGGGGGCGGAAGCAAAGATACTTGGGTGCTCGGTGCCGATCTCGTCTCTACGAACGGCCACGCCGCAGCGGTCGAAGGCCAAACGCAATCGGCGGATGGAATGACGCAGACGCTCAACGGCATGACACAAACGATGGCCTCGGCCGGAAAGACCGAATCGTAAGGCTTCGCCCGCGGCTCTACGCCGGCACACTCACTTTAACAACGCATTCTCTCGCCCCACTTTTCGAGCCATCGCACCCATGCTCAGCCGCGTCGCCGAATCCGTCTACTGGATGAATCGTTATCTCGAACGGGCCGAGAACGTGGCTCGCTTCGTCGACGTGAATCACAACCTCTCGCTCGATCTCGGGCGCGGCGTGCGCGAGCAGTGGGAGCCGCTCGTCTACACCACGGGCGATCAAGAAGTCTTTCAAGAGCACTACGGCCACGCTTCGCAGCGCAACGTGATCAACTTCCTCACGTTCGATCTGAAGAACCCGAACTCCGTGCTGTCGTGCCTGAAGAGCGCCCGGGAAAATGCGCGAACCGTGCGCGATATCATCTCTTCCGGCGTCTGGGAGGAGATCAATAAGTTCTATCTCTATGTGAAGAACGCCTCGCACGATGCCCGCGTGCTGGAAGAACCGCACGACTTCTACAACCAGGTGAAGCGCAGCAGTCACCTGATTCTCGGCCTGACGCACGCGACCATTTCGCGCGACGAGGCGTGGTACTTCGCACAAATCGGCCGGCTCCTCGAACGGGCCGATAAGACGTCGCGCATCCTCGACGTGAAGTATTACATTCTGCTTCCCTCGGCGGCCGACGTCGGCACGCCGCTCGACACGATCCAATGGGCCGCGTTGCTGAAATCGGCCGGCGCGCTCGAAATGTACCGCAAAAGCCGGGGCCGAATCACGCCGCGCGACGTCGTCGATTTCCTCTTGCTCGACGGGGAATTTCCGCGAGCCATTCGCTACTGCTTGGCGCAAGCCGAGAGCTCGCTCCGCGCGATCCTCGGCACCGCGCATTCCATGTTCCGCAACGAAGCCGAACGGCGTATCGGCCAGCTCCGGGCCGAACTCGACTACGCGCAGATCGACGACATCATCAACAGCGGACTCCACGAATATCTCGACGGCTTCCAAACCCGCGTCAACGCGATCGGCGGTGCGCTCAGCGACACGTTCTTCGAAATTCGTCCGGTCGGCGCCAACGGGCAGCATGCCGGTCAGTTTCAGTAACAGC
The Planctomycetia bacterium DNA segment above includes these coding regions:
- a CDS encoding alpha-E domain-containing protein; the protein is MLSRVAESVYWMNRYLERAENVARFVDVNHNLSLDLGRGVREQWEPLVYTTGDQEVFQEHYGHASQRNVINFLTFDLKNPNSVLSCLKSARENARTVRDIISSGVWEEINKFYLYVKNASHDARVLEEPHDFYNQVKRSSHLILGLTHATISRDEAWYFAQIGRLLERADKTSRILDVKYYILLPSAADVGTPLDTIQWAALLKSAGALEMYRKSRGRITPRDVVDFLLLDGEFPRAIRYCLAQAESSLRAILGTAHSMFRNEAERRIGQLRAELDYAQIDDIINSGLHEYLDGFQTRVNAIGGALSDTFFEIRPVGANGQHAGQFQ